The following is a genomic window from Amphiura filiformis chromosome 4, Afil_fr2py, whole genome shotgun sequence.
tgtgaattattcattcataactgtgaCGACCTTGAGACCATCCAATCAGAACAGATCAGAATCAATCAATACGCCATAGGTCATGacctcctgattgtaaacaagCAAGCTGCTGCAGTCCAAAATCATGGCGAGATCGGGGACCATCTACgtaacatcgatcaaataaaccttggtcttgaatttcttaagaagtcctggcctaaaaCATGTTGTTTTTCAAGAGAAAACATATCAATCTTTAATATTCTGAATTATAAAATTGTTGtgcaaagtggaacatcatttatttagactgtttttgctatggaaaaatacggaaattgttcaatattgcgaagtggggtaaagtaaaatctcattgaaaatatattataattttccctcagaatcatgtccacaatgattaaattgactttttaaaactatattctaacaaaactacaatgagtgtgatgaaatacgaacatttttcatgactttcggtccgtgttttgcacacaaattgaggtcacaaaaatatgtgcacttgcgcaaggaaaaatagtccactaggaaattcatttaccgattcattagttcagatttattcaagattcagacatgttcttgaccatttttgacattcctcaactatttctttatttaaattgtaaagaaatagttttaaaaagttATGAAATAGTAAATAACTTCCGAATCTGAACTGAATCTTAAGAAATTACCCTCCGTTGGTTTCCGTCACTTTTAcgcaacttaaattatacagaccaaaataatctctagcacacacggggtaccacaaaacaactcgttcatcgtggcttttttaccaaaaaatcacattttatggacagtatttgaaatctacctggagtgcaatcgattaaataataaataagcaaaatttagaaacaaatttcaagaccaaatatcaaacagacaaacatccttagcataaaaaccaacgccCGAATTGGCTATCTAATTCTTGCGATCAGTTAGGCCCTTTTAGCTTCGCTCAGAGCCAATAAAATGACCTAAAATGCTGAGAATACATGCCAATGATAAGCAGCTCTAGAGGGCTCTCTTCACTTTCATTACAATGTTGATATAGCTTTTTTGGATGTCTTCAGAGGGCACACTCACAATCACAATACTGTCTCATGCCATCACTGACAGGATTTGACATAATTGCAGATTTGTTTGTCTGCTCTTAGACCCTAGAAATTATTCTAGGGTCTGTGTGGCATGCTCTTTCTTATTATTCACCTGTCTTTTCAGGTCAAGGTAATGAACATTTTACCTTAAAAAAGTAAGAACCACAACTCGTagcttatgttatgttatgttcagATTTTATGCCAAAGTTGACAGCTATacactgggccatatggaagaacaggggaatacttaaattttcccctgaatatggacccagtataaagaagaaataaacaaacaaaggttaaataaataataaattttgatatttatatagcgccttaccacagatcacAGAGTGTTCAAAGTGCTATAATTtcactgccatggtgaatcatcacaatcagatcgcatcaattaggcattgtgcagccggaatagcgcaaacctatccgcacttagattgtaacatccaccatttatctgtgcagctcgccaaattccattgggtgaaggaagtttttgttaaccaaacaactaaaaatggattttttgaaagcaggaggaaaccgaagatcccggagaaaacctgcaagagcaggggctattttaacgtgcctcaccgtcacgttcgtgcaatgagataaaagtgttgatgaagtagagtgcgtttcaaaaattaaaaattgatatttttacctaaatgtgaccgtaagaaaggctctaccattgtctactattaaagcatatctacacgaaTGGTTAATTGTCacagcacgaatattttatcttgtcacgtacgtgacagtgaggcacgttaaaatagcccctgtgcaAGAGTGAGCATGGAATCggaataaaccaagtgcacatgagtccttgggccgcgacTGGGCTTAAACccggtgcaaagcgagggaactaccgctgcactAACTCGCCCTCTTCATTAATTTacaaccatagcaataggtgaaaacaatttttgaatataccacgctgcactggtatgttcatgcggtacctctgcattgaaccatatcatgctgatcactcgcacaaagattagtatctttgaaaagaccggtattgtattcaatctatgactgcagacatacacatgagttcaacctgcttgttgGAATTGTTAAAGGatgtgtccggcaatcacaacattatgccttatatgttagaaaaataattatcaagcacgaatcacatggctttatttaaaacaaattcatattgaccataaaaacaaataaaaacagccagctttcaacacgcgatatattcaaaactcccgcgccaaaattgtccagtgcaatgacgtcatggttacttgtgctcaattgttgtcagccttcattgtataacggggacgtcattgcactggacaatttcggcacccgggaattttgaatatcgcgtgttgagagacggctgtattaattcgtttttatggtcaatatgagtttgtttcaaataaaaccatgtgattcgtacttgataattaattttctatcatataaggcataatgttgtgattgccggagttaTCCTTTAATGACTACACCTACACCTATacacactcggcagtccacgctttataatgcgtgccggttcgaaattctgaaaattggtgaaagcgtggggtttaaactttttgggtaaaaagcgtggactgatataaagcgtgggattaaaataaaaagcgtggggcttcttccaacttacagtatatttttattgaatgataaaataatcatagttccaagaaaaatcaccaaaacttgcacactatgtcgcaagataaaattccatttgatgcaggctcgcgcttgtttacgtgaatccagtgcaatgtacacaataATCCTCCCCGGAAGCGCTGCAAAACACctacgtcatatgcaaatgtccgattttccatgacgtgttatttttctttacattgatcgtatatgagtggcgtcattaacatgcataattgattgaccgaagcagcacggaagaagtaggatatagtcgctgaacacagcgtacgtcaagtttcatgacaagaacaacatttgaacaccataaaagtacagttattcattaaaatgcttattttacagtgcagtagtaatttttcacatataatttgcattgttcacgtaatgtatcaattaacttattggagagaaaaacatcggactcgcacatgtgaaataggtgcagaattcgcgTACTTGATACTTGAACCAAATTAAATGCGACTTTGTCagtttacaaatagcggaaaaagcaaaaagtggttggggtaaagaattttcagtataaagggtgcctcagtaaaaagcgtgggggtcaggaattttcagtataaagggtgcctcaataaaaagggtgggggtaaaataaaaagggtgggagtcaaaccccactgccgagtatgctATAGCTATTTCATAATACCACATTAAATAgtaccaaaacattaatttcagACTTAATTGTCCTATTGTCTAGCCATTTTCAATTATTCCAATAGAGCTATCTGCCAGCATCTGGTGTACTTCCTTCTTTACACAACAATTGAATTTGACAACAGGTGTGATTAATTGCTTCTCTAACAAATTTTAATGACATGCTCAAATAACCAGTTCTGTTTAGTTCCATGATGACAAGCTTCTCCCTCAAATTACTTGGACAATGGTTATCCAAAGTGACCATTCCCCTAAGTCCATTTCACACCAGATATGGACCTCATTTCCAATCAAAATGATGGGAAAACTGCATTGTCATGACCTTTGTTATAATATTGTGTCATTCCGAGAGTTGGAAAAGGAAAAAGAAGTAAAACCAGGAAATTATGTGCTGGAAAATTTCAGCATTTGGAGGAAAATTTATGTTTTTTAATAGAGGAATTTAAGAAATTGTAGGGAAAAATTTAAAACTTAAGGAAACATCCAAAAATATTGATGATGTCCTGTACACGTTTTGTTTGGGGAGGGAGTTAAAGAAGCCtttgtcaaaaaatgttgggTCTGAGGAaggtcattttcaacatttcaggatttcATTCTGGCATGCAGGAAGGGGGATGTTGAGAAACTAACTAAGTTTTAGATCTTCATTATCTTTTGGGTTGGAACCTTATCTTCCCATACTATCGGAAAGTTTCAAAAATCCGaacatttcaaaaaaatatatatctactTACAGCTTGCCCTGAGGATGGATCTATAAAGTCTGCCCAGTATCCAGCACCTTGTAATAGCCTACATATCTCCTCTGCACTGATCATAAACTATTACACAAAAGGACAAAAATGTTGTATTAATAATGGCTTTAAAATAATTGTcctaaaaattgtattttgtcttACATTTGACATGATATGCATCCTAAACTCTATTATACAATGTAATGAACTTTCAAGTTATATAGCAGTCTTGTCAGGGCACTGCCATATTCTTATTCCGTAACACTGATTTAATATTGTCATGTTTCTGTAATTTACAAAAAAAGGGAAAATACTCACAATTCCTAGTAattcttccctttcttttctaCTTCTGCATTCCATGATGTCATGTTATTTTGTGTTCTTTGACATAGTGTAACCACAGTCATTTTTTCTAGTGATTGAGCTGGTACACCAGGAAATAAATCTAAAAAACCTGCAACAAGAAATGAAGCAAATATATTTAGTAAACATACTGAATTCTTTCtaattaagggctcatattgaaataccctaccacgttttcacacagaaagcttggtcaggaaagcgcgctcctaatttacaTTGtgtaagtggctaattgcagtgttataatcacacaggattttaacaaaagaaggctagcacaggaaagctgcaggatggcgcacaccttcctgtgtaagggaatttcaaaaagagCCCTAAATAAGTCCCCTCTAATAAAAGTCCCAAATATTTTTGTCAACCAAATTGTGATAAATGCTGTGAAAATATCACACAGTACCAGCAGTGTCGAAACAACCACCAATTTCAAGGTATCCATGTGGCGGCAGCCATTGTTAATCAACAATGTTTACAGCATTTGTAGGAATTCTGTATTATATATGGAGCACCGCAGCACTGACAGATGGTACTTTCAATGTTTTTAATGGGAATTAACATTGTAAAAAAGACCTCTAATCAATacactcaattttggaaaatgTAACACCCCAGGGGCATTAATTAGAGAGAATGCAGGTATATGATATATTGCCCAGGTATCAAGGGTGAAATTAAGCATGAGACGGGAGCCgcttggcccccagaaactctgcaatggcccctggtaccatctcatttgtagttgaccaggggacatttttctcacaaaactggccccctggatatTGAACTAAAAagtatcaaattcaaagcaaatatagtgcttatttaacccatccagcatatctttatttttattggccccttggtaaatGGAAGTGGCCcttgatttcttcaaattttggtGAACCAGGGGGTACTTTTTTTgccgaagtggcccctggttcaagctctcttattttcacccttgccagGTATCTGTCATGTTTATACGTGATTTAAACTAGGCCCCTGTTAGAAGTTTTAAAATTATTAAAGGAATGATAAGCTAGAAGTTTGACTTCCACAATGCACACTGCACAACAAACTTACTCTTCCTAAGTGTATTTGGACATTCCTGTGATATACACTCTAATGCTGATGGGTGATTTTGTAGTGCTTTGTCATCGGCTTCTGGATTTTGTAGTGCTTTATCAACGGCTTCCATTTCAGCATCTTCCGCTTCCTCCTCAGCCTGAAAGAAAtgttagtgtttttaatatgcaaaatgataatttgtgttcatattCATActcaatgatttcaaaatggatacaaattccaatgcattttgaaaatttcgttcCTTGAGCCCGCCAGAAAATCCCTGGTTTAAACATAACCTAGCAAAATCGATCAAGGTTTAACCCTAACAACCATGCATTGCCTTGGTAACCCACTCCCCCTCCCCAGGTGTATGGTTTTGTATGTGTGGTAGGTTTAGGGTTATTGAAGACGATTACATTTTTAAAAAGGCAAAACGCAACCATGCATACCTCAGCTGCTGCGTCCAAAAACTGACTTAGCACTATTGTATGCCTATCCTGAGGTGTAAGACATGTAAGTACATCTGGCAATCTTCTTGGAGTCACTGGTGCTGAATTCTGTGGGTGAGGATACAGGTTGCTGGCAACACCTACATTACCAGTAAGGGGAAAGCGTGGATCCTTATTGGCCAAAGGTCCTAGTGATGGATCTGGCAACAGTACATGGGGGATTTctgttgaaaaaatatataatattttaatgttttgttaaaacatgtgacatgatctggtcggCTGGTCCATTCACACCAAAgtcagcaattttgaaatttgagtacTTATTACCATTTctaacttgcttaatttatgtTTACTGAAACAATCCCCACAGTCCCCTGACATATTTGGTTACattttgcaaagttatgaactttttaaGTTCAGTTTTCTTAAACACTCCACCGCCCCTCCCTGTAGGGCTcaagcatcaacatctcagtgtgTATGCATTAGCATGTCAAATATCTCTCTCAACAAATAgtgtgcagttattaacctatcaatgtgacacaatctggtccttgggggccaaaggcggaaaATATGaaatgagataaaggcaaaactatggagcaaaaaacaataaaatacattaagaaaatagacatcacaaaacttcataactttagaacgaagtatgctagacatttggtgttttcagtatatgatagcctaatgtttttaTAAGGTTAAAatcatagtaactcaattttcaaacatgcctcctttggcccccatggaccagatcgtgtcacaaatataaACTGATATAAAGTTTCAGTCATCACCTGCGTACCTCCTTCATGCACAAATTTAAACTGTGTGAGTAACATAGCACCTACAGAAATGTTGCCCTCTGGGGAGTTCTGCATTTGCtgatgcacaccgacatcgcccggttaataattacattatacagcagagatactgaaatgaatacccgggatcgatacatgtgaatgtgctatgcacgatttgatattcagacgataaatctttggataccggggtagaaaattatgaatatctcccgtaattgatttagtctaaagaagccagattttgttccttgcacttgaatttatgtgttcaacggatatgatagtcgttagctagcgtcttgagaaagaagcgtgcgtcttgaactcaaaaatattctgattttatatgtgccaaactatatcgcagcgtaggctagctgcactcgctcccgtggaggcagtctaaaagcagatgacgattgacctcatcatggcatatatacatgctcactcacacacagagaggtcaattaccaggctattgtcagtagccttagtcggatgtccctcggctcattatgcgtcggaacaaaatggccatgcgtggctgtggattcaacctaccatggcgaattctgccatgaagatatcgaggcgatgacactgtgtgatgtACATGCCCTGTTTATTGAGTACTCAGTAAAAGAACTGGGTCACAAAATGCTACATACAGTCCAGTGAGATACCAAAGTTTTATGGCTAAACCTTACTATGGATTAGAACTAGTTTACTTGATAAAAAGAAGACTCAATTACACTTGGAAAATTGAACCAGTCAATATGGATTGCCCACCACTTTAGTCTACGGTTATCTCTCAAGTAGTGAGGCTGGCTGGCTTACTCactaggcctgttatcgactgtcgtatgtgtcgtattatcgtcgatatgaccctaaatccgacatgttaaaataaattgtgcttttacgaaacaaaaaaaatgaaatttccatgttattttgtccgaa
Proteins encoded in this region:
- the LOC140151036 gene encoding LOW QUALITY PROTEIN: cobalamin trafficking protein CblD-like (The sequence of the model RefSeq protein was modified relative to this genomic sequence to represent the inferred CDS: inserted 1 base in 1 codon) is translated as MAKLLARQRLKTYMPGLRFLQAVVFQRANLSTCNQGGARQIYSDAEDTDTDEIPHVLLPDPSLGPLANKDPRFPLTGNVGVASNLYPHPQNSAPVTPRRLPDVLTCLTPQDRHTIVLSQFLDAAAEAEEEAEDAEMEAVDKALQNPEADDKALQNHPSALECISQECPNTLRKSFLDLFPGVPAQSLEKMTVVTLCQRTQNNMTSWNAEVEXEREELLGIFMISAEEICRLLQGAGYWADFIDPSSGQAFLGDSNPNTSLFETDERFMQLGFEIEDLGCCKCIRHSMWGTHVFVGAIFTNAPHDCSIMKDILLNKDYTHDCTS